The Acinetobacter sp. GSS19 genome includes a region encoding these proteins:
- a CDS encoding DHA2 family efflux MFS transporter permease subunit, which produces MNRPAPFPDLTGSRLWIAAFFLAFANFMVVLDTTIANVSLPHITGSLAVSSTQGTWVITSYAVAEAICVPLTGWLAGRFGIVRTFVTCVIGFTVFSVLCGLSNSLLMLVLCRIGQGLFGGPIMPLSQTLLMRIFPQEKHAQAMGLWAMTTVIGPVLGPILGGLISDNMSWHWIFFINLPVGIVCALGAISLLKSVESPLAKLKIDKMGLLLLVIWIGALQLMLDLGHEHDWFHSQIIVALAAIAVTGFIIFLIWEMTEHHPVVNVRVFRHRGFSISVLALSCGFGAFFGSIVLIPQWLQVNIGYTATWAGYVTATMGIGSVMMSPIVAKLAVQYDQRVLASCGLLLLGGVTLLRAFWSNEADFMTIVLPQILQGFAVPFFFIPLSNMALASVLPQEIASAAGLMSFMRTMAGAIGASVAATLWDDHAKLARSEIVARLQPEDIQKTLQQNGLSYDSVLGMISNLVDKEALTLSANHVFLIFSVIFVISGLIIWLCPKPRQGTASGPPH; this is translated from the coding sequence ATGAACCGTCCAGCCCCATTTCCTGATTTGACCGGAAGCCGTTTGTGGATCGCAGCCTTCTTCCTGGCCTTTGCCAATTTTATGGTGGTGCTGGATACCACGATTGCCAACGTTTCTTTGCCCCATATTACCGGCAGTCTCGCCGTTTCAAGCACGCAGGGAACCTGGGTCATTACCTCCTATGCCGTTGCTGAGGCGATCTGTGTGCCGCTGACGGGCTGGCTTGCAGGGCGTTTTGGTATTGTCCGTACTTTTGTGACTTGTGTTATCGGTTTTACTGTGTTTTCAGTGCTGTGTGGTTTATCCAACAGTCTGTTGATGCTGGTACTGTGCCGGATTGGTCAGGGCCTGTTCGGTGGTCCGATTATGCCGCTCAGCCAGACCTTGCTGATGCGTATTTTCCCTCAGGAAAAACATGCACAAGCGATGGGATTGTGGGCCATGACGACCGTGATTGGACCCGTTTTAGGGCCAATTCTCGGGGGATTAATCAGTGACAATATGTCCTGGCACTGGATTTTCTTTATTAATCTTCCGGTGGGGATTGTTTGTGCACTTGGCGCGATCAGTTTGCTGAAATCGGTAGAAAGTCCGTTAGCAAAATTAAAAATAGACAAGATGGGGCTGCTGTTGCTGGTGATCTGGATTGGTGCCCTGCAGCTGATGCTGGATTTGGGGCATGAACATGACTGGTTCCATAGCCAGATCATTGTGGCGCTCGCAGCAATTGCGGTCACCGGATTTATTATCTTTCTCATCTGGGAGATGACAGAGCATCATCCCGTAGTCAATGTCCGGGTATTCCGGCATCGTGGATTCAGTATTTCTGTGCTCGCTTTATCCTGTGGGTTTGGAGCATTTTTTGGCAGTATTGTGCTGATTCCGCAATGGTTACAGGTAAATATCGGCTATACGGCGACCTGGGCCGGTTATGTCACGGCCACCATGGGTATCGGTAGTGTGATGATGTCACCGATTGTAGCTAAACTGGCAGTGCAATATGATCAGCGTGTTTTGGCGAGTTGTGGTTTGTTGTTACTCGGTGGTGTGACCTTGTTGAGAGCTTTCTGGTCCAATGAAGCGGATTTCATGACGATTGTTCTTCCGCAAATTTTGCAGGGATTTGCGGTTCCTTTTTTCTTTATTCCGCTGTCCAATATGGCATTGGCTTCAGTGTTACCGCAGGAAATTGCCTCAGCAGCTGGTTTAATGAGTTTTATGCGTACGATGGCAGGGGCGATAGGCGCTTCAGTTGCGGCTACCCTGTGGGATGATCATGCCAAATTGGCACGTAGTGAGATTGTAGCCCGACTGCAACCCGAGGATATTCAGAAAACCCTACAGCAAAATGGCTTATCTTATGACAGTGTATTGGGTATGATTTCAAACTTGGTCGATAAAGAAGCGCTGACCTTGTCTGCCAATCATGTATTTTTGATATTCAGCGTAATTTTTGTGATTTCTGGATTGATTATCTGGCTGTGCCCAAAACCGCGTCAAGGCACAGCATCGGGGCCGCCCCACTGA